The Candidatus Hydrogenedentota bacterium genomic sequence TCGTCGTTCACCTGCTGGCAGAGGGCGGCAATGGTGTCAATGGCGGCGTCCTCGAAGACCAGGCCGACCCCCTCGGTGGCGAGCATGGCCTCGTACTGGCGGATGAGCGAGTTCTCCGTCTCGCGCAGGATGCGCGCGAAATCCGTCGCGGTGAGGCTGTCCAGCTCCACCCGGATGGGGAAACGGCCCTGCAGTTCGGGAATCAGGTCGGAGACCTTGGACACATGGAACGCGCCCGCCGCGATGAACAGGATGTGGTCTGTTCGGACGGGGCCGTATTTTGTGATGACCGTGCTCCCCTCGACAATGGGGAGAATGTCGCGCTGGACGCCCTCTCGGGACACGTCCGGACCGTGCCCGCCCTGGCCCCGTCCCGCAATCTTGTCTATCTCGTCCAGAAAAATAATGCCTGAATTCTCGACCCGCTCCAGGGCGCGGCGCGCGGCGAGGTCCATGTCCACCAGTTCCTGAAGCTGCTCCTGAATCAGGATTTCACGGGCCTCGGCCACAGTCACCTTCCGGGTGCGCGTTTTCGGGGGCATCATCCGGCTGAACATTTCCTGCATGTTCATGCCGACCTCCTCCAGCCCGCTCCCGGCAAACATCTGCATCATGGAGGAGCTGCCCGACTCCCGGACCGTCAACTCGACTTCCTTGTCCTCCAGGGCGCCCTCCGCCAGTTTTTTGGCGAGCATCTCGCGGACCCGCTCCTCGCCCTCGTCCGGCACGGGGCTGCGCGCCTGCCCCTCATCGCCGGATTTGGGGTCCAAGGGGCGGAACGCGGAGGAGGAACGGGCCATCCGGCCCGGAAACAGGATGTCAAGGAGCCGTTTTTCGGCTATTTCTCGGGCTTTTCCCTCGTTTTCGGCCTGCATCTCCTCACGCACCATCTTCACCGCCGTCTCGGTCAATTCGCGGATCATGGACTCGCAGTCCCGCCCGACATAGCCCACCTCGGTGAATTTTGAGGCTTCGACTTTGATGAACGGCGCGTCATCCAGTTTGGACAGGCGACGGGCAATTTCGGTCTTGCCCACGCCGGTGGGACCGATCATCAGGATGTTTTTCGGGGCCACCTCGTCGCGCAGCTCATCGGCAAGCTGCTGGCGGCGCCAGCGGTTGCGCAGGGCAATGGCGACCTTCTTCTTGGCCTCGCGCTGGCCGATGATGTGCCGGTCCAGTTCCTGGACAATCTCTTTGGGCGTCAGATTCTTCATGGTGCGGTCCTGTGCGGTTTCAACCGAGCTTGCAGATGCGGCGGCAGTGCCGCTCGCCGCCGCTGAACGGGGTGGCGAGCCAGATGTCCACCAGTTCCAGGCACTGGTCCAGGGTAAGGATGCGCCTGCCCAGGCAGATGGCGTTGGCGTCGTTGTGCTCGCGGGAAAGCCGGGCCATGTCCGGCGTGGCGCAGGTGGCGGCGCGGATGCCCGGATGGCGGTTGGCCGCGATGCTGATGCCCACCCCCGTGCCGCACAGGAACACGCAGCGCTCGGCCCGGCCCTCAAGGACGGCGGCGCAGGCCTCGTTGGCGATGTCGGGATAGTCCACAGACTCCGGGCCGAACACGCCGCAGTCCACCACCTCGTGGCCCAGTTCCTTGAGATGCGCCACGATGGCGGGCTTGTAAAGGGGTTCCGGCGGCTCGAAACCTGCATGGTCGCAGGCGACGGCTATTTTCATGTCATTCTCCTTGCGTCCCGGCCCGCGTCTTACAGGACACCGGCCCGGCGCAGCATCTCGCGGGTGATTTTCCCCTCGCGGAGCACAGTCCGTGTGTCGGGGTCAAAAACGGTGGACGGTTCGGACGGCGCCAGCGTCCCGCCGTCCAAAACCAGGCCAACCCCCTCCAGACAGGCGTCTCCTGCGGTCAGCGCGGGCGGCTCGCCGGTGAGGTTGGCCGAGGTGGAGGTGAGCCCGCCGCCCCATGCGCGGCACAGGGCCGCCGCCACGGGATGCGAGGTTTGGCGGATGCAGACCCGCCCGGAACCCGCCGTCACGGCGTCCGGAAGCCCCGGCGACGCCGGGAAGAGCAGGGAAAGCGGACCGGGCCAAAACTGGCGAATGCACGCCCCGGCGGCGTCCGAAATGCCGTCCACCAGCGGCGCAAGCTGTTCCGGAGCGTTTACCACCAGCAGCACGGGGCGGCCCCGGTCCCGGCTTTTCACGGTGAACAGCGCCTCCAGGGCGGTTTCAGAAAGGGGGTTCACGGCGAGGCCGTAGACGGTTTCCGTGGGGCAGCCCACCACGCCGTGGCGGTCAAGCACCTCCACGGCGCGGCGCAGGCCGGTCTCGTCCGCGGCGGCGGGCTGAATCATGCCAGCCCCTCCAGATGGGCGCGCATTTTGCCCATGGCCTCGCCCCGGTGGCTGAGCTTGTGCTTTTCCTCCGGCGGCATCTCGGCAAAGGTCACATCATAGCCCATGGGCACAAACACGACATCGTAGCCGAAGCCGTTGTTGCCGAAGGGCGCCATGGAAATGTGGCCGTCCACCCGGCCCGAGACGAAGTGTGGGGGATGTCCCGGCCTGACCAGCACGGCATGGCAGGCGAAATGGGCGGTGCGCTCGTGCCACGGCACCTCCGCCAACTCGTCCAAAAGCTTCATGTTGTTCTTGTGATCGTCGGCCTCCGGCCCCGAGTAGCGGGCGGAATACACGCCGGGCGCGCCGTCCAGGGCGTCCACCACGATTCCCGAATCGTCCGCGACGCAGGCCACGCCGAAGGCGTCGCTGTAGTATTGCGCCTTGAGCAGGGCGTTCTCCGCAAAGGTCTCGCCGGTCTCCTCGGGCTCGTCCACGGACGGGAAATCCCGCAAACTTTTCACCTCCCACGGAAGCCCCGCGAGAAGTTCGGCGAGCTCTTTCGCCTTTTTCAGGTTTCCCGAACCGATGAGCAGGGTTTCAGCCATTGGAGAGCGCCTCGCGTTGCAGTGCCAACAGTTCGCGGATGCCCGACTCGCCCAGGTCCAGCAGGCGGTTGAGCGCGGCGCGGTCGAAGGGTTCCCCCTCCGCGGCGCCCTGCACCTCGATGAGGCGGTTCCGGTCATCCATGACAAAATTGAAGTCTGCGGAGGCGCGCGCGTCCTCCGCATAGCACAAATCCAGCAGGGGCCTGCCGTCCACCAGCCCGGCGCTCACGGCGGCACAGGCGCCCGTCAGGGGGGACTCCGGCAGATGGCCCGACTTCACGGAAAGGCTGAAGGCGTCGGCCAGGGCGACCCACGCGCCGGTGATGGCGGCGGTGCGGGTGCCGCCGTCGGCCTGGAGCACGTCGCAGTCCACCGTCACCTGGCACTCGCCCATGGCGCGCAGGTTGGTCACGGCCCGCAGGGAGCGCCCGATGAGGCGGCTGATTTCGCGGGCGCGGCCGCCGCTGGAGGAGTCGCGGGGCGAGCGGGTCTCGGTGGCGCCGGGCAGCATGGCGTACTCCGCCGTGACCCAGCCCCTGCCGCCGCCCCGCAGCCAGGCCGGAAGCCGGTCCTCAAACATGGCGGTGCAAAGCACCCGCGTGTCGCCCATGCTGATGAGCACCGAACCCGCCGCGTGTTTCGTGTAGCCCCGCTCGATGCGCACCGAACGTAGGGCGTTGTCCGCTCTTCCGTCAGTTCTCATCGCCACGCCTACCATACCGGCTCGGTGAAGTCGCCGTCCGGCGCGGGGGCCTCCTCCACGGGCGGCTCCTCGGCGGGCGACTCCTCGGCGGGGGCCGTCTCGGCGGCGGGCGCGGCCGCGGCCTTTTCCGCCGCGCCGTTGCGCGCCTGGGCGTCCTCGGCGGTCATTTGGGTGTCCCGGACATCGCGGTGGTATTTTTCAAGAATGCTTTCCCAGACTTGGTCCTCCTGAAGAATGTCCACCGCCCTTTGGAGCTGGATGTCCTCCACGGTGTCCGCCGTGACCGGGTAATCGGTCATGCTGCCGTGGTTCTGCATGTACTGCTTTTCCGGGGCGTTCTCGAAGGACTCGAACATCTGTTTCGCCAGGGCCTCCTCCTGCTCCGGCGTCATGTCCAGCGGCACGTCGGGCAGGATGCCCTGGTGGTCTATGGTCACGTCCGCCGGGGTGTAGTACAGCGCCGTGGTCAGGCGCAGGGCCGTGTTTTCGGGCTTGGTCAGGGGGATGACCGTCTGAACACTGCCCTTGCCGAAGGTCTTCTCGCCGACAACGACCGCGCGCTGGTGGAACTGTAGCGCCCCCGTGACGATTTCCGCAGAACTCGCCGTCTGGTCGTTCACCAGGATGATGACCGGCATGCCCTCGGGCAGGACCGGGCGCTTCCCCGTCACCAGGCGCAGGTCGTCCTTGCTGGGCTTGCCATCGGCGTTCAGACGGCCCCGGGTGTAGGTCACCAGGGCGCCCTTTGGCAGGAACAACTCGCAGGTGTCCTTGGACGCCGTGAGCAGCCCGCCCGGATTCCAGCGCAGGTCGAGGACCAAGCCTTTCATGCCCGCGTCCATGAACTCCTGCATCCGCTTGGCAAGGTCCGCGGCAGTGTTGTCCTTGAAATCACTCACGCGGAGGTAGCCGATGCTCCCCTTGAGCATCTGGGCCTCCTTCACGCTTTCCAGGGGCACCTTGTCCCGGCGGACCTTGAGCTCCAGCGTCTCCAGCGCGGCGTCCTCCGGCGCGTCCTTGGGTTTCCGTCCGATGGACAGGGTCACAAAGGTGCCCTTGCGCCCCTTGATCAGGTCCGCCGCCTCCGCCGTGGTCATGCCCTTCGTGTCC encodes the following:
- a CDS encoding threonylcarbamoyl-AMP synthase, yielding MIQPAAADETGLRRAVEVLDRHGVVGCPTETVYGLAVNPLSETALEALFTVKSRDRGRPVLLVVNAPEQLAPLVDGISDAAGACIRQFWPGPLSLLFPASPGLPDAVTAGSGRVCIRQTSHPVAAALCRAWGGGLTSTSANLTGEPPALTAGDACLEGVGLVLDGGTLAPSEPSTVFDPDTRTVLREGKITREMLRRAGVL
- the rdgB gene encoding RdgB/HAM1 family non-canonical purine NTP pyrophosphatase, which gives rise to MAETLLIGSGNLKKAKELAELLAGLPWEVKSLRDFPSVDEPEETGETFAENALLKAQYYSDAFGVACVADDSGIVVDALDGAPGVYSARYSGPEADDHKNNMKLLDELAEVPWHERTAHFACHAVLVRPGHPPHFVSGRVDGHISMAPFGNNGFGYDVVFVPMGYDVTFAEMPPEEKHKLSHRGEAMGKMRAHLEGLA
- the rph gene encoding ribonuclease PH encodes the protein MRTDGRADNALRSVRIERGYTKHAAGSVLISMGDTRVLCTAMFEDRLPAWLRGGGRGWVTAEYAMLPGATETRSPRDSSSGGRAREISRLIGRSLRAVTNLRAMGECQVTVDCDVLQADGGTRTAAITGAWVALADAFSLSVKSGHLPESPLTGACAAVSAGLVDGRPLLDLCYAEDARASADFNFVMDDRNRLIEVQGAAEGEPFDRAALNRLLDLGESGIRELLALQREALSNG
- a CDS encoding S41 family peptidase → MPKRNSKAEFFSLLAFLIMGALLLSNGFVARLQAADEQVDVYRELEPIGVVLDTVLREYVREVDMQKVVEGALVGVMGSLDRNSSFISAADLAAMREDTKGEFEGIGVSIKPDADGNITVFHPLPNSPAAEAGIKAFDRILAIDGKDTKGMTTAEAADLIKGRKGTFVTLSIGRKPKDAPEDAALETLELKVRRDKVPLESVKEAQMLKGSIGYLRVSDFKDNTAADLAKRMQEFMDAGMKGLVLDLRWNPGGLLTASKDTCELFLPKGALVTYTRGRLNADGKPSKDDLRLVTGKRPVLPEGMPVIILVNDQTASSAEIVTGALQFHQRAVVVGEKTFGKGSVQTVIPLTKPENTALRLTTALYYTPADVTIDHQGILPDVPLDMTPEQEEALAKQMFESFENAPEKQYMQNHGSMTDYPVTADTVEDIQLQRAVDILQEDQVWESILEKYHRDVRDTQMTAEDAQARNGAAEKAAAAPAAETAPAEESPAEEPPVEEAPAPDGDFTEPVW
- the rpiB gene encoding ribose 5-phosphate isomerase B, with translation MKIAVACDHAGFEPPEPLYKPAIVAHLKELGHEVVDCGVFGPESVDYPDIANEACAAVLEGRAERCVFLCGTGVGISIAANRHPGIRAATCATPDMARLSREHNDANAICLGRRILTLDQCLELVDIWLATPFSGGERHCRRICKLG
- the hslU gene encoding ATP-dependent protease ATPase subunit HslU, translated to MKNLTPKEIVQELDRHIIGQREAKKKVAIALRNRWRRQQLADELRDEVAPKNILMIGPTGVGKTEIARRLSKLDDAPFIKVEASKFTEVGYVGRDCESMIRELTETAVKMVREEMQAENEGKAREIAEKRLLDILFPGRMARSSSAFRPLDPKSGDEGQARSPVPDEGEERVREMLAKKLAEGALEDKEVELTVRESGSSSMMQMFAGSGLEEVGMNMQEMFSRMMPPKTRTRKVTVAEAREILIQEQLQELVDMDLAARRALERVENSGIIFLDEIDKIAGRGQGGHGPDVSREGVQRDILPIVEGSTVITKYGPVRTDHILFIAAGAFHVSKVSDLIPELQGRFPIRVELDSLTATDFARILRETENSLIRQYEAMLATEGVGLVFEDAAIDTIAALCQQVNDESENIGARRLHTIMEYLLEDISFEAQHHAGQTFTITPGLVRERLAGTVEKQDLTRYIL